In one window of Nitrospiria bacterium DNA:
- a CDS encoding AtpZ/AtpI family protein, whose amino-acid sequence MADPQDPFRQGLSFAARIGVELVVSTVVGASLGYLLDAWLGTRPWIMVVGVFLGAAAGFRSIYRMATTGDRSGDMK is encoded by the coding sequence ATGGCGGATCCGCAGGATCCATTTCGTCAGGGATTGTCCTTTGCGGCCCGGATCGGCGTCGAGTTGGTTGTCTCGACGGTGGTGGGCGCTTCTCTGGGGTACCTGTTGGACGCCTGGTTGGGAACGCGCCCCTGGATCATGGTTGTGGGTGTCTTCCTCGGGGCGGCGGCGGGGTTCCGCAGCATTTATCGAATGGCCACGACCGGCGATCGATCCGGAGATATGAAATAA
- the atpB gene encoding F0F1 ATP synthase subunit A has translation MENPLDHFVLHPLIPIHLFGFDLSINQAVVMMWVVVAAVFLFFQTAVRSRQFVPTKVQGLAEMSVEFLRGLVLENMGEQGMRFFPFIVTLFFFILFANLLGLIPGTYTITSQIMVTALFAIVVYITSLVVGFMVHGLHFFKILVPPGTPGWLLPLMLPIEVVSQLARPLTLAVRLFANMTAGHTILIVLFGMVASMSFGIGWLPVAMAIAILILSKNMAPKQKVITLLVGSLLTIVLSIYFGSGWLPFIAAGLVYALEVFIAFIQAYIFTILATVYLGDAIKLH, from the coding sequence ATGGAAAATCCGCTTGATCATTTTGTACTCCACCCCTTGATCCCGATCCATCTCTTCGGGTTCGATCTCTCGATCAACCAGGCCGTGGTGATGATGTGGGTCGTGGTGGCGGCCGTTTTTCTTTTCTTCCAGACGGCCGTTCGTTCCCGTCAATTCGTGCCCACGAAAGTTCAGGGCCTGGCGGAGATGAGCGTGGAGTTCCTGCGCGGTCTTGTTTTGGAAAATATGGGCGAGCAGGGGATGCGCTTCTTCCCGTTCATCGTGACGCTGTTCTTCTTTATCCTGTTCGCCAATCTGTTGGGACTGATTCCGGGCACTTATACGATTACCAGCCAGATCATGGTGACGGCGTTATTTGCGATCGTGGTCTACATCACCAGCTTGGTTGTGGGATTCATGGTACACGGCCTTCATTTTTTCAAGATCCTGGTGCCGCCCGGCACGCCGGGCTGGCTTCTCCCGTTGATGTTACCGATCGAGGTGGTAAGCCAACTGGCCCGGCCCTTGACTTTGGCCGTCCGGCTCTTTGCCAACATGACGGCGGGGCATACGATTCTCATTGTACTTTTTGGGATGGTAGCCTCCATGAGTTTCGGGATCGGCTGGCTCCCCGTGGCTATGGCTATCGCAATTCTCATACTTTCCAAAAACATGGCACCAAAACAAAAAGTGATAACCTTGCTTGTTGGGTCGCTACTCACTATCGTATTGTCGATCTATTTCGGGAGCGGTTGGTTGCCTTTTATCGCTGCCGGTTTGGTCTACGCTCTTGAAGTGTTCATCGCGTTCATCCAGGCATATATTTTTACGATCTTGGCCACCGTGTATCTCGGCGATGCCATTAAACTTCACTGA
- the atpE gene encoding ATP synthase F0 subunit C — protein MDANAAALLGMGLAAAGFGGAGVGIGYIFGKMIEAVARQPEAEGKVGKYMWIGFALVEAIALYGLVVAFIILGLRK, from the coding sequence ATGGATGCAAACGCAGCAGCGTTGTTGGGAATGGGATTGGCCGCGGCCGGATTCGGCGGCGCGGGGGTCGGTATCGGGTACATCTTCGGTAAAATGATCGAGGCCGTGGCCCGGCAGCCCGAGGCCGAGGGCAAGGTCGGAAAATATATGTGGATCGGCTTCGCGCTGGTCGAGGCGATCGCGCTTTACGGTCTAGTGGTGGCCTTCATCATCTTAGGCTTGAGGAAATAA
- the atpF gene encoding F0F1 ATP synthase subunit B — MPQFDTHFLSSLLFWSVVSFGILLFLLRRYALPEIVEMLEMREKKIKDSLEQAERLKQEAQQLLQQYEAKLKSVHAEGREILETARKQAQQQLEENEQRVEQETRRMLAEARSEIQREQQQAVQEIQRTAVDLTLLAAEKVLARSLTDADHRRLVEEALREIAQSSK, encoded by the coding sequence ATGCCGCAGTTTGACACGCATTTTCTGTCTTCCCTGCTTTTCTGGTCGGTGGTTTCCTTCGGGATCCTTCTTTTTCTGCTCCGGCGCTACGCGCTTCCCGAAATCGTTGAGATGCTGGAGATGCGCGAGAAGAAAATCAAGGACAGCCTGGAGCAGGCCGAACGGCTCAAGCAGGAGGCTCAACAACTCCTCCAGCAGTACGAGGCCAAGCTAAAATCCGTTCATGCGGAGGGCCGGGAAATCCTGGAAACGGCCCGAAAGCAGGCCCAGCAGCAACTGGAGGAAAATGAACAACGGGTGGAGCAGGAAACCCGTCGGATGCTGGCCGAGGCCCGGTCCGAGATTCAACGGGAACAACAACAGGCCGTCCAGGAAATTCAGCGCACCGCGGTGGATCTGACTTTACTGGCGGCCGAAAAGGTCTTGGCCCGCAGTCTGACCGATGCGGACCACCGGCGGCTGGTCGAGGAGGCCTTGCGGGAAATCGCCCAGTCGTCGAAATGA